Below is a genomic region from bacterium.
GACCCTGGAATTGGACGCTCTGGCCGAGCGCCTTTTGCTCGAGCGGGGGGCCACGCCGGCCTTCAAGGGCTACCGGGGGTTCCAGCATACGATCTGCGCCTCGGTGAACGAGCAGGTCGTGCACGGCGTTCCCTCGGGCCGCAAGCTGAAGGAAGGAGATATTATCAGTATCGATTTGGGTGCCAAGCATGATGGCTACTTCGGGGATCACGCGATGACGATCCCGGTCGGCCGTGTCAGCAAGCAGGCGCAACGCTTGCTCAAGTGTTGCGAGCAGGCCCTGTGGAAGGGAATCGAAAAGGCGCGCCCGGGCGGGCGGCTTTTCGATATTTCCCACGCCATCCAGGAATTCGCCGAGGCGGCCGGCTACGGCGTCGTCCGGGAATATGTCGGGCACGGCATCGGCGCGAAGCTGCACGAGGAGCCGCAGATTCCCAATTTCGGCGAACCGGACACGGGGCCGGAGCTTCGCCCCGGGATGATCCTGGCGATCGAGCCGATGCTGAACGAGGGTACAGAGGAGGTAAAAGTCCTGAGCGATAAATGGACGGTGGTGACCGCAGATGCGAAGCTTTCCGCTCATTTTGAGCACTCGATTGCGATCACCGAATCCGGCCCCGACGTGTTGAGCGAAGTGAAATGAGACTTCCAAATCAACCGCCGAGAAGAAGAAAGAAAAAGAGAAAAAGAAGCACCGGGGATCGCGAAGAAGCCGCCCCGAAAGAAGATGTCCTTGAAATGGACGGCGTCGTGACCGAAACATTGCCGAACGCGATGTTCCGGGTGGATTTGGAGGGAGGCCATAATGTCCTCGCTCACATTTCCGGGAAGATGCGGATGCATTTTATCCGTATCCTCCCGGGTGACAGCGTGAAGGTGCAGCTCTCGCCCTATGACCTCACGCGCGGGCGAATCACGAGCCGCTACAAGTGAGGCCGCCTGGAATGAGGAAGGGCGCAAGCCGGGAGAGTGTCAGATGAAGGTTCGTGGCTCGGTCAAGCCAATGTGCGACAAATGCAAGGTAATCCGGCGCAATGGCGTGGTGCGCGTGATTTGCACCAATCCCAAGCACAAGCAGCGCCAGGGCTAGCGCCAGGAGGGAGAATACGATGGCACGTATCGCAGGCGTGGATGTTCCGAACGACAAGAACGTGGAAATCGCCCTGACGTATATCTACGGCATCGGGAGAACCTCGGCCAGGCGGATCGCCGCCGAGGCCAGAGTCGACGGCATGACGAAGGTGCGCGATTTGACGGAGCCGCAGCTTCAGTCGATCCGCGAGATCATCGAGCGGGGCCATCAGGTCGAGGGCGACCTCAGGAGCCGCACCTCGATGAACATCAAGCGCCTCATGGATATCGGCTGCTACCGCGGGCTGCGCCACCGGCGCGGGCTCCCGGTCCGCGGCCAGCGGACGCACACCAACGCGCGCACCCGGAAGGGCCCCCGCAAAACAGTCGGGGCGAAGGGCAAGAAGTAGCCCGATCGCGGAAAAAGGAGGATAGAGGTGGCGCAGGCAGGCAAGGGAAAACGAACCAGCAAGCGGCGCAAAGAGCGCCGGGCCGTCGGAAAGGGTCAGGCGCACATCATGGCGACTTTCAACAACACCATGATTTCGATCGCCGATGCGGCGGGCAACGTGGTGTGCTGGTCCTCGGCCGGAGAGCAGGGCTTCAAGGGTTCGCGCAAGAGCACGCCCTACGCCGCCCAGATGGCGGCTGCGGAAGTGGCCAAAAAAGCGGCGGACATGGGCGTAACCTCTGTCGAAGTGTACGTGAACGGTCCGGGCTCCGGGCGGGAAGCGGCCATCCGCTCGCTCGCCGCCGCCGGGATCGAAATCAGCTTGATTCGTGACGTGACGCCGATTCCGCACAACGGTTGCCGCCCGCGTAAGCGGCGCCGGGTGTAGCAGGAAACGGCGTTCGGCCAGGAGGTAAGAAAGCATTGGCGCGTTATAACGATTCAGTTTGCCGGCTCTGCAGGCGAGAAGGCGTGAAGCTCTTCCTCAAGGGCGATCGCTGCCTCGGGGACAAGTGCTCCTTCGAAAAACGGAGCTTTCCGCCGGGCCAGCACGGCGCGGCCCGAACCCGCGGAAAAGTGAGCGATTACGGCCAGCAGCTTCGCGAGAAGCAAAAGGCCCGCCGGGTGTATGGCGTGCTGGAAGGTCAGTTCCGCCACTACTACGAGATTGCGACAAAGACGCGGGGCGTTACCGGCGATGAATTGTTGCAACTCCTGGAAAGGCGGCTCGACAACGTCGTCTACCGGGCCAGTTTTGCTGACTCCCGGAGCCAGGCGCGGCAGCTCGTGACGCACAACCACATCCGGGTGAACGGCAAGAAGGTGAACCGACCCACCTTTTCGGTCCGAAAAGGGGATGTCGTCGAGATCAAGGAGAAGAGCCGGAAGCTCGAGTTGATTCAGCGGAGCGCCGAGAAGGGCAAGGCCCGCGGCCTTCCCGGGTGGCTGGATGTGGATCTGGCCGATCTGAAAGCGCGCGTGCTGGAGCTTCCCGCACCGGCGGACCTGCAGATGGAGATCGACGCACAGCGAATCGTCGAGCTCTACTCAAAGTAGCGTGATACGGCCGGGAGGACAGTGCCCGGCGTGGATATCGTTTCTGATTACCGAATTCGCCGAACGGAGGCCGAGGGCCCATGACCCTGAACGCCGATCTGGTTAAGCCAAGTTCCCTGGAAACGAGCAAGGACGGTTTGAATGACACTTTCGGCCAGTTTCTCGCCGAACCGCTTGAAAGAGGCTACGGAACCACGCTGGGCAACGCCCTGCGCCGGGTGATTCTCTCTTCACTCCGCGGCGCCGCTTTTACGGCGGTGCGCATCGAGGGCGTGTACCATGAATTTTCCACCATCCCGGGCGTGATGGAGGATGTGACCGACATCATCCTGAACCTGAAAGACGTGGTCATTCAGATGGATGACGACATGACCCGGCATCTCAGCTACAAGCATTCGGGCTCGGCGGTGGAGTTCAAGGCCGGCGACCTCGAGGGCAGCGGGGTGCGGGTGCTCAACCCGGAACAGCACATCGCCACCCTGAACGAGGAGGCCAACTTCGAAATCGAGGTGGTGGCGAACATCGGCCGCGGCTATGTGCCCGCCGAGCGGAACGCGCAGCTCAACGAGCTGGGTCCGCAGTACATTCCCATCGATGCCGTCTACTCCCCGATCCGCAAGTGCAACTTCAAGGTGGAAAAGACCCGGGTGGGCGATCTGACCGACTACGACAAGCTCATCCTTGATGTGACGACCGACGGATCGATCGCTCCGATGGATGCCGTGGCCCACGCCGCCAAGATCCTCAAGGACAACCTCCAGATCTTCATCAATTTCGAGGAAGAGGTGGTCGAGATGAAGCTTCCCGAGGTGGACGAGCAGCGCTCGGTCCTCATCGAGAACCTGAACCGGAGCGTGGAGGAGTTGGAGCTGTCGGTCAGGAGCTATAACTGTCTGAAAAATGCGCGGATACAGACAATCGGCGAACTGGTCCAAAAGTCCGAGTCCGAGATGCTCCGGACGCGGAAC
It encodes:
- the rpsD gene encoding 30S ribosomal protein S4, which encodes MARYNDSVCRLCRREGVKLFLKGDRCLGDKCSFEKRSFPPGQHGAARTRGKVSDYGQQLREKQKARRVYGVLEGQFRHYYEIATKTRGVTGDELLQLLERRLDNVVYRASFADSRSQARQLVTHNHIRVNGKKVNRPTFSVRKGDVVEIKEKSRKLELIQRSAEKGKARGLPGWLDVDLADLKARVLELPAPADLQMEIDAQRIVELYSK
- the rpsM gene encoding 30S ribosomal protein S13: MARIAGVDVPNDKNVEIALTYIYGIGRTSARRIAAEARVDGMTKVRDLTEPQLQSIREIIERGHQVEGDLRSRTSMNIKRLMDIGCYRGLRHRRGLPVRGQRTHTNARTRKGPRKTVGAKGKK
- a CDS encoding DNA-directed RNA polymerase subunit alpha yields the protein MTLNADLVKPSSLETSKDGLNDTFGQFLAEPLERGYGTTLGNALRRVILSSLRGAAFTAVRIEGVYHEFSTIPGVMEDVTDIILNLKDVVIQMDDDMTRHLSYKHSGSAVEFKAGDLEGSGVRVLNPEQHIATLNEEANFEIEVVANIGRGYVPAERNAQLNELGPQYIPIDAVYSPIRKCNFKVEKTRVGDLTDYDKLILDVTTDGSIAPMDAVAHAAKILKDNLQIFINFEEEVVEMKLPEVDEQRSVLIENLNRSVEELELSVRSYNCLKNARIQTIGELVQKSESEMLRTRNFGRKSLNEIREILTEMGLSLGMDLSQLNVSRDELGASAQEME
- the rpmJ gene encoding 50S ribosomal protein L36 — translated: MKVRGSVKPMCDKCKVIRRNGVVRVICTNPKHKQRQG
- the map gene encoding type I methionyl aminopeptidase codes for the protein MIVLRSPEEIEKLRESNHIVALVMKELKKAVRPGVTTLELDALAERLLLERGATPAFKGYRGFQHTICASVNEQVVHGVPSGRKLKEGDIISIDLGAKHDGYFGDHAMTIPVGRVSKQAQRLLKCCEQALWKGIEKARPGGRLFDISHAIQEFAEAAGYGVVREYVGHGIGAKLHEEPQIPNFGEPDTGPELRPGMILAIEPMLNEGTEEVKVLSDKWTVVTADAKLSAHFEHSIAITESGPDVLSEVK
- the rpsK gene encoding 30S ribosomal protein S11 codes for the protein MAQAGKGKRTSKRRKERRAVGKGQAHIMATFNNTMISIADAAGNVVCWSSAGEQGFKGSRKSTPYAAQMAAAEVAKKAADMGVTSVEVYVNGPGSGREAAIRSLAAAGIEISLIRDVTPIPHNGCRPRKRRRV